The Engraulis encrasicolus isolate BLACKSEA-1 chromosome 22, IST_EnEncr_1.0, whole genome shotgun sequence genome includes a region encoding these proteins:
- the cstf3 gene encoding cleavage stimulation factor subunit 3, protein MATEGAPDQAAEYIPEKVKKAEKKLEENPYDLDAWSILIREAQNQPIDKARKTYERLVAQFPSSGRFWKLYIEAEVKAKNYDKVEKLFQRCLMKVLHIDLWKCYLSYVRETKGKLPSYKEKMAQAYDFALDKIGMEIMSYQIWVDYINFLKGVEAVGSYAENQRITAVRRVYQRGCVNPMINIEQLWRDYSKYEEGINVHLAKKMIEDRSRDYMNARRVAKEYETVMKGLDRNAPSVPPQNSPQEAQQVEMWKKYIQWEKSNPLRTEDQTLITKRVMFAYEQCLLVLGHHPDVWYEAAQYLEQSSKLLAEKGDMNNAKLFSDEAANIYERAIGTLLKKNMLLYFAFADYEESRMKYEKVHSIYNRLLAIEDIDPTLVYIQYIKFARRAEGIKMGRTIFKKAREDARTRHHVYVTAALMEYYCSKDKSVAFKIFELGLKKYGDIPEYILAYIDYLSHLNEDNNTRVLFERVLTSGSLSPEKSGEIWARFLAFESNIGDLASILKVERRRFTAFKDEYEGKETALLVDRYKFMDLYPCSASELKALGYKDVSRAKLASLLPETVVVQSTPTQKDEADRKPEYPKPDTNQMIPYQPRHLAPPGLHPVPGGVFPVPPAAVVLMKLLPPPNSFSGPFVQVEELMEQFRRCTLPETVDAAVELITGRQPEAASEGNGPMENHAMANKSLKRPNADSDEEEDKGAVAPPVHDIYRARQQKRIR, encoded by the exons AACCAACCTATAGATAAAGCAAGGAAGACCTATGAGCGACTTGTTGCCCAGTTTCCAAGTTCGGGAAGGTTCTGGAAACTGTACATAGAGGCTGag GTAAAAGCTAAAAATTATGACAAAGTTGAAAAG TTATTTCAGAGGTGCTTGATGAAGGTACTGCACATCGACTTATGGAAGTGCTACCTGTCCTATGTGAGAGAAACCAAAGGAAAGCTGCCCAGCTACAA AGAGAAAATGGCACAGGCGTATGATTTTGCACTGGACAAAATTGGAATGGAAATCATGTCGTACCAG atcTGGGTGGACTACATCAACTTCTTAAAAGGAGT TGAAGCTGTTGGCTCGTATGCTGAGAACCAGCGCATCACTGCTGTACGGAGGGTTTACCAGAGAGGCTGCGTCAACCCCATGATCAACATCGAGCAACTGTGGCGGGACTACAGTAAATATGAAGAG GGTATCAACGTGCACCTTGCAAAGAAGATGATTGAGGATCGCAGCAGAGACTACATGAATGCCAGGAGGGTGGCAAAG GAGTACGAGACGGTGATGAAGGGCCTGGACAGGAACGCTCCGTCGGTGCCGCCCCAGAACTCCCCTCAGGAGGCCCAGCAGGTGGAGATGTGGAAGAAGTACATCCAGTGGGAGAAGAGCAACCCCCTCCGCACGGAGGACCAGACACTCATCACCAAGAGAG tcatgtttGCCTATGAGCAGTGCCTGTTGGTGCTGGGCCACCATCCCGACGTGTGGTACGAGGCTGCCCAGTACCTGGAGCAGTCCAGCAAGCTGCTGGCAGAGAAAGGG GACATGAACAACGCCAAGCTGTTCAGTGACGAGGCGGCCAACATTTACGAGCGCGCCATAGGAACCCTGCTGAAGAAGAACATGCTGCTCTACTTCGCCTTCGCTGACTACGAGGAG AGTCGAATGAAGTATGAAAAGGTGCACAGCATCTATAATCGTCTGCTGGCAATAGAGGATATTGATCCCACGCTG GTTTACATTCAGTACATTAAGTTTGCCAGGAGGGCAGAGGGTATTAAGATGGGCCGCACCATCTTCAAGAAGGCCAGAGAGGATGCTCGTACGCGGCACCATGTCTATGTGACCGCTGCCCTGATGGAGTACTACTGCAGCAAG GATAAATCCGTGGCCTTTAAGATTTTTGAGCTTGGCTTGAAGAAGTATGGGGACATACCGGAGTACATCCTTGCCTACATTGATTACCTCTCTCATCTCAATG aggACAACAACACAAGAGTGCTATTTGAGCGGGTGCTGACCTCAGGCAGCTTGTCACCGGAGAAGTCTGG TGAGATCTGGGCGCGCTTCCTGGCGTTCGAGAGCAACATCGGCGACCTGGCCAGTATCCTGAAGGTGGAGCGTCGACGCTTCACGGCCTTCAAGGACGAGTACGAGGGCAAGGAGACGGCCCTGCTGGTGGACCGCTACAAGTTCATGGACCTCTACCCCTGCTCCGCCTCCGAGCTCAAGGCCCTCGGATACAAG GATGTGTCCCGTGCCAAGCTGGCCTCCCTGCTCCCGGAGACGGTGGTGGTACAGTCGACCCCCACGCAGAAGGACGAGGCGGACCGCAAGCCCGAGTACCCCAAACCAGACACCAACCAGATGATCCCCTACCAGCCGCGGCACCTGGCCC CCCCTGGCCTGCACCCCGTCCCTGGAGGAGTGTTCCCCGTGCCCCCCGCCGCAGTCGTCCTCATGAAGCTACTGCCCCCACCCAACAGCTTCTCG GGTCCGTTTGTGCAGGTGGAGGAGCTAATGGAGCAGTTCAGGAGATGCACACTTCCAGAGA CTGTTGATGCGGCCGTGGAGCTGATTACGGGCCGGCAGCCGGAGGCGGCGAGCGAGGGCAACGGGCCGATGGAGAACCACGCCATGGCCAACAAGTCCCTGAAGAGGCCCAACGCAGACTCGGACGAGGAGGAAGACAAGGGAGCCGTGGCGCCGCCTGTACACGACATCTACCGCGCACGCCAGCAGAAGAGGATCCGGTGA